The following DNA comes from Enterobacter sp. SA187.
GTCGCCGGAGCGCATGTTACAGCGCATGGACTCCGACAAAATGATGGCCTTTGCCACCCTGCTGATGACCGGCCTGTCGAACGCTATGGCGAGCATTGTGCTGCTGGTGATGACCGTGGTGTTTATGCTGTTTGAAGTGCGCCATCTGCCGTACAAACTGCGCTTTGCGCTGAACAATCCGCAGATCCATATCGCCGGATTGCACCGCGCCTTAAAAGGTGTGTCGCACTACCTGGCGCTGAAAACGCTGATCAGCCTGTGGACCGGGGCCATCATCTGGCTGGGTCTCATGCTGTTAGGCGTCCAGTTTGCGCTGATGTGGGGCGTGCTGGCATTTTTACTTAACTATGTGCCTAACATCGGCTCGGTGATCTCGGCCATCCCGCCGATGATCCAGGCCTTCCTGTTCAACGGCTTTTACGAGTTTATGATGGTGGGGATCCTCTTCCTGGTCGTGCACATGGTGCTGGGGAATATGGTGGAGCCGCGCATGATGGGCCACCGTCTGGGCATGTCGACTATGGTGGTATTTTTATCCTTACTGATCTGGGGATGGCTGCTCGGCCCGGTGGGAATGCTGCTCTCTGTGCCGCTCACCAGCGTCTGTAAGATCTGGATGGAGACCACCAAAGGCGGCAGCAAGCTGGCGATCCTGCTGGGGCCTGGCCGTCCTAAAAGCCGGTTGCCTGGCTAGGGATAACTCATCTTGCGCCACGCAACTGCTACGCTTAACGGTCTGAAGAATCATCAATAATGACCGGGAGCAGTCCATGAAAATCGATTTAACGGGAAAACTCGCGCTGGTGACCGCCTCAACGGGCGGGATTGGCTTTGCTATCGCCCGCGGCCTGGCAGAGAGCGGTGCGGAAGTGATCGTGAATGGCCGCAGCGAAAGTTCGGTAAATCAGGGTATTCAGCATCTCCAGCAGGTGGTGCCGGGCGTGGCGGTGCGTGCGGCCATTGCCGATCTCAGTACGCCGGAAGGAGTGGAATCGGTGCTGCGGGCGGCTTCCGGCGTGGATATTCTGGTAAACAATGCCGGGATTTATGGCCCGCAGGATTTCTACTCCACCGACGACGAAACCTGGGAAAACTACTGGCAGACCAACGTTATGTCCGGCGTCCGCCTCGCCCGTGCATTATTGCCTGGCATGGTGCAAAAACGCTGGGGACGGGTGGTGTTTATCTCCTCTGAATCGGCGCTCAATATCCCGTCGGACATGATCCACTATGGCGTGACCAAAACCGCGCAGCTTTCCCTTGCCCGCGGACTGGCAAAATTTGTCGCCGGTAGCGGCGTAACGGTCAACAGCGTGCTGCCGGGTCCGACCATGTCAGACGGCTTCGCCGCCATGATGAAAGATGACATGGAACGCACCGGCAAATCTCTGGAAACACTGGCGACAGAGTTCGTGATGGCGAACCGCCCGAGTTCAGTGATCCAGCGCGCCGCCACGGTCGAGGAGGTCGCCAATATGGTGGTCTATGTCTGTTCGACCCAGGCGTCAGCGACATCAGGTGCTGCACTGCGCGTGGACGGCGGCGTGGTGGATGATATTGTTTGATGTGAGAAAGAGATGCGCCGTTCATCAAGGATGAACGGCGTGGACACTGAAGTAACGATTATTATTGCTTTTCAGCATGCTGTTTGATGAGCATATAGCGGTTAAGCAACTGCTTAAGGTGCATATCAGTACGCGATAGTGAAGTGGCCAGTTCCGGTGTCCCGGAAGTCATCTTACTAAGCTGGTAGAGTTGTTCTTCAACAGGCTCCGTTCGTGCAAAATTCTGGGTAATGGTAAACACCATAGATTTCAATTCCGATCCGGTAAGATATTTACCTTTGCGTTCATCAAGCTCATTAAGACGCCGGGTCAGATCCTCCAGTCCTTCCATTCCCTGATGCCAGCCAGACAGCTTTTCAACTGGCAATGCATTGCTGACGATTTGCTGTTGCCACTGCATCTTAAACTTGTCGATATTTTCCGGTTTCGCTTTGGTGCTCAGCGCAAAACCGTAGTCTTGTAGCCACAGGGATGACTGCCCGGCAAGTGTTGTTAACGCCTCCTCCGAAACCGTCAACGGTAAAATACTCTCCTGCTGATCAACAAACTGCCAGCCCCAGCACGCTGCGCTGCCCAGAAACAGAGTAAGCAGTACACCTGTCGTAAAACCTTTCCATTGGAGTTTTGGGGATTGCGGAGGCGTGATCACAGCAGGCGGACTTTTTTGATCCTGATGTGCCACATAAATCAGCGGTGTGACCGGGGAAAGATTGGCCAGTTTTGCCTGCGCTGCGGGAAATGGGGGAATTACAACTGGCATTTCCTGCGCCTGGTGGGGTTCAATATTTTCCAGTCTTGTGGCCGCGTTATGCATAAACATACACAACTCACCCATTTGGCTGGCATTTTTGAGTTCAAGACGTTGCAGCACATTGCGCAAAGCAGTGAGATGCTGTTCCGCCTGGTAGATCAAGGGTAAATCGGTATAGCTCAGGCTCAGCGTGCGCAGGACAGATTGCAAACGCACGCTAAGCCCGGCAATAATTTCCATCCGGGCATGTACTGGTTGCGGCCACATTGCTCCCCATTGATGAGTAAGTAAAGCTTCTAAAATAGCCAGCCCTTCATTCAGACCTGCCATTCCGGTGAGATGGGTGCGCGCAAGGGTGTACCAGGCGACCGTCTGGAGTTCGATGCCATTCTGTCTAAACAGTGAAAGGCTTAGTTGTTCAACCCTCGACCAGCTTATGTCGGGGCGAGCGGGATGGGTAAGTTTACTGATTTCTTCCCGCAAAGCGGCAAAGTCAGCCAGCGCGCGGGGATCACCGCCCGTTTTCAGGGTATAGTCATTAATAGTCATGAAGATAACGTCTCTGATAGTCGTTAATAGCTGTCGCCCGGCTGAAGGTAATTTTGTTGCCTGAGATGGCGGATAAGCACACGGCCTTCCGGCATAAAAGCCGTGTCATAACGCACAATGCCGAAATCGTGTAACTCGGCATCTATCGCGTATTCCAGTTGGCCCGGCATATGCTGCGGCAGCAAGACCACCTGTATGCGCTTCAGACGAGGCTCATATTTCAATAGGGTTGCCGAAAGCGTATCCAGTAAAGAATGTGCCGTGCGAGGCATCCCCTGCAGAATTTTACTCATATCCGGCAGACCATAATCCGGTAGATGGCTGAGCGAGCCCTGACGGGTATTGAGAATACGCTGCATATTATCCAGTACAGATATGATGACCTGATTTTCTTCGCTAACCTGATGAATATCAAAGCCGCCGGTAAAGTTGCCGGTGAGCATTTCATAAAGGGAGGGTTGTGCCATGCTAATCATCCTTGAGCGGCAGAAGAGCTAGTGTCTGATTATTCATTTCAATCTTCCGCGCCACATCCGGATCCAGCTCATCGCGGTTTAACACCACGCGCCAGGTATTATTTGCAGTATCAGGTGTCAGAAAAAGAGCGGCTACCGCAACATAATTAGCTGAAGCTTCCAGAGGCATATCTATTGTTATAGAGGCACCAGGACGAAGACGAATATCTTTTTGAGCAACCAGGTCAGACTTAATAGCCTGGCTATCCTCGGCAAATAACGATGGATAATCTGTATCATCAAACACCTTGCGATCTTTTAACTGATAAATACGAATTACTGTTGAAAGCGGAATTCCTGCCGCATTATTATTAGCTGCCTCCCGTGCAATAATATCCAGATGCAGTATTTTCACTTGTTTGAAAAATAATGCCCTGGTCATAGCAACGGTGCTGTCGCCCACTTTTTGCGTTAATCCACAGCCGCATAATGTGGCCACCATAATTAGTGTTATGAATGTAAAACGCTTTTTACCAGCGGTAATCGCCATGTTCGTCCGTCTCCCTACGGTTAAAAGCCTCCTGAATACGCTGATAGCGACCCAGATTAATAGTAATAACTTTTTCGTTATGCCGTTCTGTTATGCTCACCTGCTGTGGTCGCATCACCGCTGTCCGCCCCAACAGCACGCTACTCTTTTTGGGCTGACAGGTTAACTGCGCATCCGGCAACAGACGGCGACATACACAAAGCTGTAAGCGTACATGAAGGCGTGCTCCAAGATAGACCTGCAACAAAGCGTGCAAATCCGCATGCAATTGCCCGCCAGGAAGCCAGCCAACAGCTTCGTCAGCATTATGAGTCCTCAGTTGCAATAAGATCTGGCTATTTACATCTATGGTGTGCGTTCCCATTATCGGACTGTTGCTCATACTGACAGGGTTACGCGCACTCATCGTTAATGGCTTATGCAAGGGAATACGACAGCGGTCATGAGGCTGCACGATGGCTTCAGTATCCGGAGCCAGTAACTGAACCAGCGCCACCACGCCTTCAGTAGTACGGGTGGGTAGACGCATCATGCTGGTCAGCGCTAAAAAGCGCGAGACTGGTGTTGCTATGCTTTTGGTGCAGCCTTCAATACCCAGGCCACACAAGCTCAACAAGTATTTCGACGTTCTGTCCTGGCCGCCGGATGCAAAGGTTGCAGGATAGGAATACTTCCTCCAGATACGATAATACTGAGTGATCATCCGGTGATTGAATATATCCAGAAAATCACTCACGGCCTCATAGCCTTCCCTGCGCTGCGCAATATCGTCGATATAAGACGTCGGCAAGGGAGATTCCACCCCATACAGTCCCAAAAAGGTAGTGCGGATGATCGGTGGTTCGTCAGCCTGCTCCGCTATTTCCATTCCTTTGAATTCGCTGGCCGGGAAGCCCATTCCCGGATGGGGACGAAAACGAACTGGATCGTGCTTGATCTGCCAACCGCTGCCGAGCGCTGGAAGATCCGGTTGACTTTGTTCCAGTAACTGGCAAAAGCGGTAAAACTGAGTGTAAGGCAGTTTGTCACGCAGTTGCTCTATTAACCGGGTAAACGCTGGTTGTGGTTCTCTTTCCATCGGATACATTTCCCGGCAGGTTGCACAATGAGGGTAAGCTGGTTAAACAAGTGGATATCGGCGTACAACGCAAAGAACCGGTTGAGCATCTCACCGAATAAATGAACATCCCCTTCGCCAGTAAAACCATTACTGTCGAGGGTAATTTCAATATCAATACCCCGTAGTAAGAAGCCTTTTTCAAAACGCTGGATCTGATGGTGCGCGACATGCTGTATGGCATCGAGACGACGATTATTCAGTTCGTCGTTCTGCCAGTTATATAACTCAAGCGTGTTACGCAGGACATCCGCGCTGCTCATCAAATTAAGATAGCTTGAACCCAGATGGCTCAATACCCGCCATTGAAAACGATCCTCAGCTGGAGGATAAGCAGGTAACGTAGGTTTACAAAGGTTACGCACTTTGAGAGGGGTCTGTAGCACTGACTCGCAGCGATCGAGTATCGTGCTTTGCAGTGCTTTTCGCGGGAGCTGGCCGTTAGTACCAGTAATTTTCAATGATACCGCCTCACGCATGAGATGCCGGTCAGCCTCCCATTGCACACCGCCAAGAATAAGCCAGGTATCATGTAAACCTGTTACCCCGCGCTTGACTCGCGTATGGTAATAACGTTCTGGTGCATGACGTCGTTGCATCCCACCCCGGTGACGGAAACTGGTAAAAGGCACGTAAATAGCACCCGAGGTACGCTGTGACCCGGTTACGCTATCTACCGAATAAATTTCAGTATGACCGTCCTGTAAACGTCGTGGCCGCAAAAGATATTCACTTTCCAGTCCGTTAATTATCAACGGATCTGCTTCCAGCGGAAAAAGATTGATAACCGGCACACAGTGCAACTGAAGCGCCTCATCCGTAACGGGCAGGTCGCTCTGCCATTGGCTTTGCAGTACCACTTCAATCTGAAAAAAAGCGATGCCAACGGGGAATGTCACGTTCTCCAGCCCATTGAGATGTACAAACATAAACTTTTCGCGGAAGGTGAAATATTCCAGAAGAAGCTGATATCCACTAAAAGCGCTTTCACCTTTCGGCCATAACAGGTCATCCTCAGAGAAGCCGCCTGGAGAAAACCAGCCATCAATTTGTACCCTGTCGACTTGATCCGGAAAACGCAGATAAAGTGCTGCCTGTCGCCGGGTTAATGCCAGATGCAACGCGCTGCTAACAGGAGCGTCGCTTGCCAGATAAAAAGAAAGCCGCCTTAAATCCACCTGTGTCCAGTCGGTTTGCGAACTGCAGGTCAGCCGCAAACGCAACACGGAACGCCCGTCCGGCTCAGCCGCCATCACAACTTTTGACACTTCCAGTGGATTGAGCACCGTCGCGCGAGTGGTTCGGTACTGGCAGACAGTATTTTTGGGGCCTATGGGGCGCGAATAAACTTCCATACTGGCGGGTACGGTTTCCGCTATTTTCATTGACTGAATGGCGGGAGACAGCGCCACAATCGATAGTGATGGAATAGTGCGTAAATAATGAGGCCACAACATACTCACCAGGCCTTCGGTGAATTCCGGCAGGTCATCATCAATTTTTTCACGCAGGCGGCCCATTGAAAAAGCAAACCCCTCAAACAGACGTTCAACGTAGGGATCCGGGGTGCCTGATTTATCCAAATCCAACATAGCAGCCCGATCAGGATGTGCTTGTGCAAACTCTTTGGCTGCCTCGCGAAGATAGCGTATTTCAGCGTCGTAATAACGCAGGGTTAAGTCTTTCATGTATTTTTCATTACCAGGCATTATCAATTACCCACACAGTACTGCCGCTCTTGCGGGATCAATGGCAATCAATCCGGCAAGCAGGGTTTCCATTTCACTGTGTAAACGTGATTTGTCCGTGTCGGATCGACTAATTTTGATGCGAAGTAGCTTCAGACGACGAGCTTTCACCTCAAACAACAATTCTGGCTCCCATTGCGAGAGCATTAATTTGGCAGCCTTGCAGTCCAGTTCATTGAGCAAATGCAGTGCCATGTCGTTCTTGCCGTATTGCTCAGCGACCCGTGCCATCAGCAGACGTACCAGCCACTGATGACGAGGCGTGTGCATCGCGGGTCGATGTTGCAGCCAGAGCAACGCCGCTTCAACGCCTTCGCTGTCCGCCTGTGCCAGGGCTTCTGGCTCCAGTTGTAAGATTTCATCGTGGCCCGCCGTACTGGCTGAAGCTGCAGATTCATCGTGCCAGCCTTCAGCCACCAGAACGTGCTGATTGATCCAGTTCAGGGTCACTTCATCGGCAAAGGGCGTGCCGTCGCTAAAAGCCAGTCCTTCAAGCCCAGGCAGGCGATGGAGTAAACCGCGTAAATCATGCGTAATAATGTCAGCCCATTTTTCATAAGGCGTGCCTGCTTTGCTGAGTGCCTGATGGATATACCACTGCAAATCCAGCCACAAGTGATTGACCGCCTGACCAAAAAAGCTCTCGGTCTGCTCAAGTAATTCCAGCCAGCTTTGTTGCAAATAAAGGCGCTTTAGCATCGCGCGATGTTCCGGTTTCGGTGGGGCCAGCCGTGTGCGCGTGTCTGCTGCCAGGGGAGGAAGTTCGTGTAAGGTATCCAGACGTATGCTTTTTATCAGATGATGGGCGGATAACCAGCCGTAGGGCTGATCGCGCAAAAAATTTGCCAGTAATTTCGCCTGATCGAGTAAGTCACGTCCGGAGGTAACCGGTTTCAACACCGGCGTTTCCGCCGACGTAGAAGTAGAGTGAATAATCGTGGCGCTACTGTTTTGCGGGATCACCGCATCCGGACCACCGGATTGCGCAAGGCGGTTTTCCAGCGCAGTATAAAGCCCACCAAACTGCGGGCGCTCTGATTCGTTCCAGAGCGCTGTTATTTCCTCGGTTAAAAGCAGCGCACCCACAATGCGCTCAAAGTCCGCTTTTGCCACCTCAGGATATAAAGATAAGCTGTCCAGCATACGGTTACTCGCCAGCCACTCCAGCGCCAGTTTGCGACTATTACCACGCTGCGGATGTAAGGCTGTTCCAAAACGCTGAACCAACGCGGCCAGCAAGGACAGCCCATCAGCAAGCCCGCTTTCACCATCCGTATGTAGTCGCGCCCAGATGTAATAAGTTGCGACGCGTACGTCTTTACAGGTTGAGGTGAGCAACTTCTCTGCCAGATCGCAGATTAAAGCGGTGTCTGCGCCGGATAGCTTATTGACTTCTTCGCGCATCTGCTGGAAATCATCGTCATAACCTGGATCGCTTCCCGCTGGAGAATCCAGGGAAACAGGTGCCAGCCAGTTTTCCCACAGTAAAGCCTGCTGTAGGGCCTGTTGTGAAATCACAAGCGGATCGGCATGACTGGCGTTTAATAACGTCGTCAAGGTTGCCATTAATTTACGTCCTCTGTTCCGGGTCTGTTTACGCTAAAAATCTGCTCGGGCAATCTGAAATCACGTAATTTCAGCAGCGCAAGCGGCCCTTCCCCCGCCTCGGTCCGCAGGGTGTAATGCAACGGCCTGCCATCAGGAGCTTTCCAGGTAACACTGAAGCTACTGTTTACGCCTGGATAGGGAGTAACTTCAGCCTTCTCCAGCAGGCGAATCAACCCCCATGCGCCTGGCAAATCAGCGTACTGTCGTGTTCCCGCTTGCGTACTTATCCAGCTCAGACTTGCGCCAGGGAACTCGGTATCATGTGGCCAGTTAAACCGCTTCCAGAACGGCGACTGGTTGTAATAGCTGAGTTTCTGGCTGTCGATGACCAGGTCAGTCTGCATCACGTCTTTAGCTGTTCCCGGACGTAACTCAAATCGAATACCCGCCTCCCCTCCGGCAAAGGCGACATCAGACAGAGCGCTCAGCATATCCACGGCATCAAGAAAAGCTGGATTAAATGTTAGCCCTTGTGCACTGATACTGTCCGGTACCCAGTGACTGCCCTCTTTATGCAGCACACCACTGAGCCGGGTCTGCAAAAAGTGAGCGATACGACCGCTATCGTTATTGAGATAGCGGGCAAGGAGCGGAAGTGACACTTCACTACTGGTGTTTTTTAACGGGTATCGCCCGCCAAACGTACTGTTCCAGTCAGTGACGATTGCTGCCTGCCACTGGGCATTGAGGCTTTCAGCGGCAGGCGTCAGTACCTGCTGCCAGGCCTGTTCGACCGGCTGAACAAATACGGTTTGTCCGAATCCATTCCACTCCTGACCAAGGCTCGCGGCGACAAGGCTGCCATAATCACGGGTTTCGGTCAGGTCGACTGCCTTTCCCTGAAACACGGTTTGCGCCAGTGTTCGGCTCATCGCCTGGGGATCAGGGGCATTAACTACCTGCTGGAGTTTAAGCCGCACCTGAGTGACGCGGGTCAGGAAAGTTTTCAGACTCAGAGTCATGCTGTCCCCACTCGCCATCAGTGACAGTACAGGGCCAAAAGTGCTATCCAGCGGGCCCTGTACGCCCGTTTGCTGATCAAAAGCAGGTTTCTCGTCACGGTTTAATAAATCTTTTGCGGATTTAACCAGCGAATCCGGCAATGCCCCAGTAAGTTGGCCAGTTTTACCCTGTACGCTCAGGGTATTCATCAGCGCAACCAGCGGAGACTGGCGCACGTCAGCCATCAGTGTGAGCTGATCTATGGAATCCGATAGCGTCCGGGCCGGACGGAGCCGCAGGCTGTTGAGAAAGGCCAGCCAGCTTGCAGAGAAATCGGCGAAATAACGCGCCTCAAGGCTCGCTTGCAATGCATCCGGGGACGCCTGCTGTAAGGCGTTCGTTCTGTTGTCGCTTAACACCCAGTCCATTTCTTCGCGACGCTCACTGACTATCCGCTCAATGGCTGGCCGGACGGTTTCTTCCCATGCTTTGCGGGTAAACATGCCCGGTACAACCTCGTCCGTTGTAAAAAGACGTGCCGCATCCGTATCGCCGGTCATGTCCGACAAACGCATATCAGCGTACTGGTTCGCCACCTGGACGAGCATTTTTTGATAGAGGGAAGCGTCGCTATTACGCGCGCCCATCTGGCGTACCAGCAGAGTACGGACTTGGCTCACCTGCTGCGTATTTGGCTCAAGACGCCATGACGGATGTGAGGGAAGATGGCGGGCATAAAAATCCAGCAGGGCCGGTCCGCTGCCTTGCCAGAGATTGTCCGGTATGCCCTGACGCTGTTGCCAGTTTTTCAGCAACGTCTTGCTAAACCAGGCTGCGTCCATTTTTTCCGGGCAGGCCAGCATAAGCCAGAGCTTTAACTGGTCATAAGCTGGTTTCATGAGACTTTCGCGTTGTGGATTATCTGGCGATAAAGTTAACAGAGTATTTAACTGAGCCTCAAGATGCCGGGCAGCGGCATCACGCACCAGGGGCAGTGCGTTGGCTCCATAATGCGGCCAGAGCGCCATCAGTAACGCATCGTTCTGGCTCAGGCCAGCGCGACTATACCAGGGAGCGCCATGCTGTTGCCGGTATGTCAGTTGATCCAGCGTGTGCTGTAAATCCAGCTGGGCCTGCAGACGCACAGGGAGCGGCTGTTGTTCGTCGGCGGCGCGTCTGACCTGTGATGTTGCTGAGATAATGGTTCCGCGATTTACCAGGAACGATGTCGCCATTCCTGCCCCCCACAGCACCATAGCGCCCGTGAGGATGAACATCATGACCTGGCCCCAAGCAACACCGCGTTTTTTCGCCACAAGACCAGTGGGCAGAGAAGGCAACGACTCCAGCAAGATATCCCAGCGATTATCCCTTACCCAGTGGTGCCGAACCGTTCTCGTGGTATTTGCAGAAGCCGGACTGAACATGATCCCGGCAAGCGGAAGAGGTTGCCAGGGGATGAGTAAATCGCCCAGGGGTTCAGCGACAGAATTCGGGTCATCAGCTAGTTGTCCGGCAAGCTGCAGTAAAAATTGATGCCTGGAACAGTTACTGATCTGCTGCGTTCCTTGTTCAATTAAGGGAGGTACCAGCGCTGCAAGCTGATTACGCAACACTTCTGGCTGGCAGTTTACGGAAAGCAGGCAGCCTACGGCCTGAGTAGCCCGAACATGATCTTTACTTTCAGTGCCGTGCAGGGACCAGACATACAGGGGGAACCGCCAGCCTGACAAGCCACAGCGGGAAGTTAATGCCTGTGACATTCGCTCAATCATATCGTTGGAGGGGGGGTGCTTTTGTGCGAACGCAGAGGTCACCCAGACCACACCATCTATGGGGCGGCGGCGAAGTTTGCTCAGGGCTTCAGACCATTCCGCGTCTAAAGGTGCAGAGGGATCTCCCCCCCACAGCAGTAGCGTACCTCTGTCTTCCTGCCAGAGCTGGTCTGCAAGGCCTGGGGCAAGCAGCTCTACGTCATTGATACTGCCAGTGAGCAGGATGATACGTACTCTACGAGGCCAAAAGCGACCATAGTTCATGTGCAAAGCCACGCGAAGTTTTTTCATTTGAACTACATAAGAATTTTCGCTAGCCTGGCTTTTAATCTTTGAATTACTCTGCTTAATCAAGCGGATATTTAATGCGCGGAAATACTCTGACGAAACAACAGATTTTATTATCCTTAAAAATAAATCATCACATAGCAACCATCCGAAACAAATCCCAAACAAAGTAAGAGAAGCAATTAGTTTTTTTTGTTGAGTTGGTAAGTGAATAACAGGATTATCGAACCAGATAAGCGCACTGCCAATTAAAAGCAATACAATAACAACTATCCATGTGCTAAATCGTCTTTTTTTGTACACTTAACTTTCCTTAATGCAGAATTACGCTGGACGTACAATGACGCACTGAGGCATTTTATCTTCTA
Coding sequences within:
- a CDS encoding ImcF-related family protein, with translation MYKKRRFSTWIVVIVLLLIGSALIWFDNPVIHLPTQQKKLIASLTLFGICFGWLLCDDLFLRIIKSVVSSEYFRALNIRLIKQSNSKIKSQASENSYVVQMKKLRVALHMNYGRFWPRRVRIILLTGSINDVELLAPGLADQLWQEDRGTLLLWGGDPSAPLDAEWSEALSKLRRRPIDGVVWVTSAFAQKHPPSNDMIERMSQALTSRCGLSGWRFPLYVWSLHGTESKDHVRATQAVGCLLSVNCQPEVLRNQLAALVPPLIEQGTQQISNCSRHQFLLQLAGQLADDPNSVAEPLGDLLIPWQPLPLAGIMFSPASANTTRTVRHHWVRDNRWDILLESLPSLPTGLVAKKRGVAWGQVMMFILTGAMVLWGAGMATSFLVNRGTIISATSQVRRAADEQQPLPVRLQAQLDLQHTLDQLTYRQQHGAPWYSRAGLSQNDALLMALWPHYGANALPLVRDAAARHLEAQLNTLLTLSPDNPQRESLMKPAYDQLKLWLMLACPEKMDAAWFSKTLLKNWQQRQGIPDNLWQGSGPALLDFYARHLPSHPSWRLEPNTQQVSQVRTLLVRQMGARNSDASLYQKMLVQVANQYADMRLSDMTGDTDAARLFTTDEVVPGMFTRKAWEETVRPAIERIVSERREEMDWVLSDNRTNALQQASPDALQASLEARYFADFSASWLAFLNSLRLRPARTLSDSIDQLTLMADVRQSPLVALMNTLSVQGKTGQLTGALPDSLVKSAKDLLNRDEKPAFDQQTGVQGPLDSTFGPVLSLMASGDSMTLSLKTFLTRVTQVRLKLQQVVNAPDPQAMSRTLAQTVFQGKAVDLTETRDYGSLVAASLGQEWNGFGQTVFVQPVEQAWQQVLTPAAESLNAQWQAAIVTDWNSTFGGRYPLKNTSSEVSLPLLARYLNNDSGRIAHFLQTRLSGVLHKEGSHWVPDSISAQGLTFNPAFLDAVDMLSALSDVAFAGGEAGIRFELRPGTAKDVMQTDLVIDSQKLSYYNQSPFWKRFNWPHDTEFPGASLSWISTQAGTRQYADLPGAWGLIRLLEKAEVTPYPGVNSSFSVTWKAPDGRPLHYTLRTEAGEGPLALLKLRDFRLPEQIFSVNRPGTEDVN